Proteins found in one Paenibacillus borealis genomic segment:
- a CDS encoding PLP-dependent aminotransferase family protein has product MFKDFKLIAGRPVYIQVKDYMKHLIIKSALQGGQKLPSTRELSTLLKVSRNSIISAYESLEDDGFAYTVQGQGSYVSPGAGAGHGGPEAASWSMDWKERISGHALLAEELDIMKRGIRAEKGTISFTSIAPDESLFDLEHVRRAFLERMSVEGNVLLNYGYAKGYKPLIDYLRQYMEHKGVDMRGKDLLITNGFTEGFDIVLTALGKRHGAVICENPTHHTAVKNLKLHGFGIHGVTMERDGIHLGELKRALDEREYDCAYLVPSYHNPTGIVMSPEKRQGLMKLMQDYKVPVIEDGFNEELRYSGAHVAPLIAAAGGGNSVVYLGSFSKVLFPGLRVGWVLADQELIYYLESVKRARSIHTSTLDQSILYQYLLGGNLEKYLKKARLEYKRKYELTLACCKEHIPYASLSGDGGLHLFVTFAEGFNTRELLAACHGQGVIFTAGDIFFTDGTGQNTLRLGFSRVADEDIRRGIEIIGRTARQLMR; this is encoded by the coding sequence ATGTTTAAGGATTTCAAGCTTATTGCCGGACGTCCGGTATATATACAGGTGAAGGATTACATGAAGCATCTTATTATCAAAAGCGCGCTCCAGGGCGGCCAGAAGCTCCCCTCAACACGGGAACTCAGTACACTCCTCAAGGTCAGCCGTAATTCCATTATCTCGGCCTATGAGAGTCTGGAGGATGACGGCTTCGCGTATACGGTACAGGGCCAGGGGAGTTATGTCTCACCAGGCGCAGGGGCGGGGCACGGAGGTCCGGAAGCGGCCTCCTGGAGCATGGACTGGAAAGAGCGGATCAGCGGCCATGCGCTGCTCGCGGAAGAACTGGATATTATGAAGCGGGGGATCCGCGCAGAGAAAGGAACGATTTCTTTTACCAGTATCGCGCCGGATGAGAGCCTCTTCGATCTGGAACATGTCCGAAGAGCCTTTCTGGAGCGCATGTCCGTAGAGGGCAACGTTCTGCTGAATTATGGATATGCCAAGGGATATAAACCTTTAATAGATTATTTGCGGCAATATATGGAGCACAAGGGCGTGGATATGCGCGGGAAGGATCTGCTGATTACGAACGGTTTCACGGAGGGCTTCGACATTGTGTTGACTGCTCTCGGTAAGCGGCATGGCGCTGTAATCTGTGAGAATCCGACGCATCATACGGCGGTCAAGAATCTGAAGCTGCACGGCTTCGGGATTCACGGGGTAACGATGGAGCGGGACGGCATCCACCTCGGCGAACTAAAGCGTGCGCTCGATGAGCGGGAATATGACTGTGCGTATCTGGTCCCTTCCTACCACAATCCCACCGGAATTGTCATGTCTCCCGAGAAAAGACAAGGGCTGATGAAGCTCATGCAGGACTACAAGGTGCCGGTTATTGAGGATGGCTTCAACGAGGAGCTGCGTTATTCGGGTGCCCATGTGGCTCCGTTAATCGCGGCGGCGGGCGGCGGGAATAGCGTCGTCTACCTCGGCAGCTTCTCCAAAGTGCTGTTCCCCGGGCTGCGGGTAGGCTGGGTGCTGGCGGATCAGGAGCTGATCTATTATCTCGAAAGTGTCAAAAGGGCACGCAGTATCCATACCTCGACACTCGACCAGTCGATCCTGTACCAATATCTGCTGGGCGGCAATCTGGAGAAGTATCTGAAGAAGGCCCGGCTGGAGTATAAACGCAAATACGAGCTGACGCTGGCGTGCTGCAAGGAGCATATTCCTTATGCCTCATTGTCGGGGGACGGGGGACTGCATCTGTTTGTAACGTTCGCTGAAGGCTTCAACACAAGGGAATTGCTGGCGGCGTGCCACGGGCAGGGGGTTATTTTTACGGCGGGGGACATCTTCTTCACAGACGGCACAGGGCAGAATACGCTGCGGCTGGGTTTCTCCAGAGTAGCGGATGAGGATATACGCAGAGGAATTGAAATTATAGGCAGGACAGCACGGCAACTAATGAGATGA